From a single Pseudomonas serboccidentalis genomic region:
- a CDS encoding DUF4136 domain-containing protein — MKAQSGLLLICLGLAACQGSNPYVAQSRPLPPAPPQAATTFDRSAYPAPPRDYGRYRSWAWLNGQLPPGTAWADSAQVAEAVSNALDQRGLRPLHDNRPADLLVSANLSLQTRLRQVQDDYGYGGYSGYDRYGRGYGMYNSVPIVRTYQEQVVVVQVNLFDAGTGQPVWSASAETASQGSQLVRTDAIREAVEKAMSAYPPS; from the coding sequence ATGAAAGCACAATCGGGGTTATTGCTGATCTGTCTGGGGTTGGCCGCCTGTCAGGGCAGCAACCCGTACGTGGCGCAATCGCGGCCCCTGCCGCCAGCGCCGCCGCAAGCCGCGACCACCTTCGACCGCAGTGCTTATCCGGCGCCACCGCGCGATTACGGGCGCTATCGCAGTTGGGCCTGGCTCAACGGGCAACTGCCGCCGGGCACCGCGTGGGCGGATTCTGCGCAAGTGGCCGAGGCGGTCAGCAATGCCCTCGACCAGCGCGGCTTGCGCCCGTTACACGACAATCGTCCGGCCGACCTGTTGGTCAGTGCCAACCTGAGTCTGCAAACCCGCCTGCGTCAGGTGCAGGACGATTACGGTTACGGCGGATACAGTGGCTATGATCGATACGGGCGCGGTTATGGCATGTACAACAGCGTGCCGATTGTTCGCACCTATCAGGAGCAGGTTGTCGTGGTGCAGGTCAATCTGTTCGACGCCGGCACTGGTCAACCGGTGTGGAGCGCCAGCGCCGAAACGGCCAGCCAGGGAAGCCAACTGGTGCGCACCGACGCCATTCGCGAGGCTGTGGAAAAAGCCATGTCAGCCTATCCGCCCAGCTAA
- a CDS encoding DUF4136 domain-containing protein — protein sequence MFRRLALLVMAALLSACAAHQVNHDFDASRDFAAYRSWSWKDPALQYRPDDPRIKSDLTEQRIRQAVSDQLDQRGLRPAAAGTKGDLSVQTYLIVEDRQQQVTTNYGGGWGGPWNGYWGAPMYNETRNITYKVATIQIDLLDGKDGKLVWRGSDEQMLSSTPSPQDRSNSIRETVGRILANYPPR from the coding sequence ATGTTCCGTCGTCTCGCTTTACTGGTCATGGCCGCGTTGCTCAGTGCCTGCGCCGCCCACCAGGTCAACCATGACTTCGATGCCAGTCGCGACTTTGCCGCGTATCGCAGCTGGAGCTGGAAAGACCCCGCCCTGCAATACCGCCCGGATGATCCCCGGATCAAAAGCGATTTGACCGAGCAACGTATCCGCCAGGCCGTCAGCGACCAGCTCGACCAGCGCGGCTTGCGTCCTGCCGCCGCAGGTACCAAGGGCGACCTGAGTGTGCAGACCTACCTGATCGTCGAGGATCGCCAGCAGCAAGTGACCACCAACTACGGCGGCGGTTGGGGTGGCCCGTGGAACGGTTACTGGGGCGCGCCGATGTACAACGAAACCCGCAACATCACCTACAAGGTAGCGACGATCCAGATTGACCTGCTCGACGGCAAGGACGGCAAACTGGTGTGGCGCGGCAGTGATGAGCAAATGCTCAGCAGTACGCCCAGTCCACAGGATCGCAGCAACTCGATCCGCGAGACGGTCGGCCGGATTCTGGCCAACTATCCACCGCGCTAA